A section of the Acidobacteriota bacterium genome encodes:
- a CDS encoding alpha-L-arabinofuranosidase C-terminal domain-containing protein, whose amino-acid sequence MRRRAFLGVAAGAGLTLITKPTFGTLFAQSTDSRIEILLNEPIGRIAPEIYGHFAEHLGGVIYDGIWVGENSKIPNIGGIRKALVEAFQKIKPSVVRWPGGCFADSYDWRDGIGARDKRPRHTNFWREAGEWGKNSPDGPWKIEPNFFGTNEFARFCKLVGAEPYFAANLRSLSAKDFYQWVEYCNSPAGSTTPAEMRAAGGDREPFNVRFWGIGNESWGCGGNFTPEEYAAEYRRFTAWVPGFGLPLAFIGSGPNGGDLDWTRRFFTKLNERRALGSMWGWALHHYSWNVTGGRTNDWFQGKGDAVNYPDDEWYELLSEGDKMESLISDHWLVMGEIDRGHRIKLVVDEWGAWYKQGSEAHNSHLLGQQSTMRDALLAGLNLDTFHRHADKVAMANIAQLVNCLQALFLTNEDKFALTPTYHVFDMYAVHQGAQAIRTIFASPRSPYTRNGKPASIRGLSGSSSLRDKELTLTVTNPDIKQARESEIALRGATIKSVKVTTLAADDIHAHNTFANPRRVEPKESQATARNAGTLVHTFAPASVTRLQITLA is encoded by the coding sequence ATGAGAAGACGCGCGTTTTTAGGTGTAGCTGCTGGAGCCGGATTAACCTTAATTACGAAACCAACATTTGGAACTTTGTTTGCGCAATCGACCGATTCACGAATTGAAATTCTCTTGAACGAACCCATCGGCAGAATCGCTCCCGAAATCTACGGGCATTTCGCTGAACACCTGGGCGGCGTGATTTATGACGGCATATGGGTTGGTGAAAATTCCAAAATTCCCAATATCGGCGGCATACGCAAAGCCCTCGTCGAGGCCTTTCAAAAAATCAAACCTTCGGTGGTTCGCTGGCCCGGCGGTTGCTTTGCCGATAGCTACGACTGGCGCGATGGCATAGGAGCCAGAGACAAACGCCCGCGTCATACCAACTTCTGGCGTGAAGCCGGTGAGTGGGGAAAGAACTCGCCCGATGGACCTTGGAAAATCGAACCCAACTTTTTCGGCACTAATGAATTCGCAAGGTTTTGTAAACTGGTCGGCGCTGAGCCTTATTTTGCGGCAAACTTGCGCAGCCTTTCAGCCAAAGATTTTTACCAATGGGTCGAGTATTGCAATTCGCCTGCGGGCAGCACCACGCCTGCGGAGATGCGCGCGGCAGGCGGCGACCGCGAACCGTTCAATGTGCGTTTCTGGGGCATCGGCAATGAATCGTGGGGATGTGGCGGCAACTTTACGCCCGAAGAATACGCCGCCGAATATCGCCGTTTCACCGCTTGGGTTCCGGGGTTCGGTTTGCCTCTGGCGTTTATCGGATCGGGACCAAACGGCGGCGATCTCGATTGGACGCGAAGATTTTTCACTAAACTCAATGAGCGGCGCGCGCTTGGTTCGATGTGGGGGTGGGCTTTGCATCATTACTCGTGGAATGTCACGGGCGGGCGCACCAATGATTGGTTTCAAGGTAAAGGCGACGCGGTCAATTACCCGGACGATGAATGGTATGAGTTGCTCAGCGAAGGCGACAAGATGGAGTCACTGATTTCCGATCACTGGCTGGTGATGGGCGAAATCGACCGTGGGCATCGCATCAAACTTGTGGTTGATGAATGGGGCGCGTGGTACAAGCAAGGCTCCGAAGCGCATAATTCGCATCTCCTCGGTCAGCAATCAACCATGCGTGATGCGCTGCTTGCGGGACTCAACCTCGACACCTTCCATCGTCACGCCGATAAAGTGGCAATGGCAAACATCGCCCAACTCGTCAATTGCCTTCAAGCATTATTTCTAACCAATGAAGATAAATTTGCGCTGACGCCGACCTATCACGTTTTCGATATGTATGCGGTGCATCAAGGCGCGCAAGCGATTCGCACCATTTTCGCTTCGCCGCGCTCACCCTATACGCGAAATGGCAAACCGGCTTCGATTCGCGGGCTTTCCGGTTCTTCTTCTCTGCGTGATAAAGAACTAACCCTGACTGTGACTAACCCGGATATTAAACAAGCGCGCGAAAGCGAAATTGCGCTGCGCGGCGCGACGATTAAATCCGTCAAAGTCACGACGCTTGCAGCAGACGATATTCATGCGCATAACACTTTTGCCAATCCGCGACGAGTTGAA
- a CDS encoding glycosyl hydrolase, with the protein MRLTIYSLALIGFFVLTAQPQFNGNAFATAQATGNSSVDELQKLFQSPPDDARIMMRWWWFGPSITKARLEQEMRLMRAGGIGGFEVQPVYPLALDDDGRGIKTLPYLSDDFLDALQFTAVKARELGLRFDLTLGSGWPFGGSTVSVNDAAGRLRVERVKVNDQSRRVKIPDVGNGEKLIAAFFTANQSQTFTKDSFKELTELKDGAVWLPENFIGAGEIFFFISSRTGQQVKRPALGGEGFVLSHLDRAATENYLKTVGDRLFAKLESHRPYAIFCDSLEVYNSDWTPDLLEEFQKRRGYDLKPHLPALVVSTGEHTADIRRDWGRTLSELFNERFLIPLHDWAKRQQTRLRVQSYGVPAVRLSSNAHLDLSEGEGVQWRGLSTTRWASSASHIYDRKVTSSEIWTWLHSPSFRATPLDVKAEADRHFLQGINQLIGHGWPYTPEGIAYPGWRFYAAGVFNEKNPWWVVMPEVSSYLQRLSFLMRQGRPANDVAIYLPNDDAWSRFSNGKIHLVEVLREMLGQNLIPSVLGAGFNFDFFDDDSFKQIGRVENGSLVLGEQKYRAVILPNVENIPLDTLEKLQALARGGGVLIATRQMPVKAPGMHAAADKPKVTTLSQAIFSGASPIGHFVTDETEQLKNRLASLVKPDVQLSPQTSDIGFIHRQTESAEIYFLANTGNVSRNVKATFRVQGMNAEWWNPFDGTIAPAKIESQSAQGTTLTLELEPYGSRVLVFTKRALPVAQIKPSQNIPTAMDISNEWQVTFGENQSAVRFATLRSWTDDESTRYFSGLASYEKTINVPDSFLQSGLNVQLDFGEGMAIASQPARPQAGPGMQTYYDAPVREAAVIYLNNQKAGTLWCPPYKLDVTKFIRRGENQIKIVVANTAINHMAGRALPDYRLLNSRYGERFQPQDMDRVQPVPSGILQPIRLVPTAKL; encoded by the coding sequence TTGAGACTGACGATTTATTCCCTGGCATTAATTGGGTTCTTTGTCCTTACCGCACAACCGCAGTTTAACGGCAATGCATTCGCAACCGCACAGGCTACAGGCAATTCGTCTGTTGACGAACTGCAAAAACTTTTTCAATCGCCGCCTGATGATGCGCGCATCATGATGCGCTGGTGGTGGTTCGGACCTTCAATTACCAAAGCCCGTCTTGAACAGGAGATGCGATTGATGAGAGCCGGTGGCATCGGCGGTTTCGAGGTGCAGCCGGTCTACCCGCTCGCTCTGGATGATGATGGTCGCGGCATCAAAACCTTGCCCTATCTCTCAGATGATTTTCTCGATGCCTTGCAGTTTACCGCCGTTAAAGCCCGCGAACTGGGTTTGCGATTTGATTTGACCCTGGGAAGCGGCTGGCCCTTCGGTGGCTCAACCGTTTCCGTAAACGATGCCGCGGGCAGATTGCGTGTCGAACGTGTGAAAGTTAATGACCAATCGCGCCGCGTTAAAATTCCTGATGTCGGCAATGGCGAAAAACTGATTGCCGCTTTTTTTACTGCTAACCAAAGTCAGACCTTTACCAAAGACAGTTTTAAGGAACTAACCGAATTAAAAGACGGAGCCGTTTGGCTTCCTGAAAATTTTATCGGAGCCGGTGAAATTTTCTTTTTCATTTCGAGTCGAACCGGACAGCAGGTGAAACGCCCGGCGCTCGGTGGCGAAGGGTTTGTGCTTAGTCACCTCGACCGCGCAGCTACAGAAAATTATTTAAAAACGGTTGGCGACCGCTTGTTTGCAAAACTGGAAAGCCATCGTCCCTATGCCATCTTTTGCGATAGCCTCGAAGTTTACAACTCGGATTGGACGCCCGACTTACTTGAAGAATTTCAAAAGCGGCGCGGCTATGATTTAAAGCCTCACCTGCCGGCGCTCGTCGTTAGTACCGGTGAACACACCGCAGACATTCGCAGGGATTGGGGCAGAACCTTATCCGAATTATTCAATGAGCGATTCCTTATCCCGCTGCACGATTGGGCAAAGCGCCAGCAGACGCGCCTGCGCGTGCAAAGTTACGGGGTTCCCGCCGTCAGGCTTTCGAGCAACGCGCACCTTGACCTCAGCGAAGGCGAAGGCGTGCAGTGGCGCGGACTGAGCACCACGCGCTGGGCATCATCTGCCAGTCATATCTATGATCGCAAGGTGACCTCATCGGAAATCTGGACGTGGTTACATTCGCCGTCGTTTCGCGCCACGCCGCTTGATGTCAAAGCCGAAGCTGACCGCCATTTTCTGCAAGGCATCAATCAATTAATTGGGCACGGCTGGCCCTACACGCCCGAAGGCATCGCCTATCCCGGTTGGCGTTTTTATGCCGCAGGAGTTTTCAACGAAAAAAATCCCTGGTGGGTGGTGATGCCCGAAGTTTCAAGCTACCTCCAACGCCTCAGTTTTCTGATGCGGCAGGGAAGACCGGCAAATGATGTTGCCATCTATTTGCCGAATGATGATGCCTGGTCGCGATTTTCAAATGGCAAAATTCATCTGGTTGAAGTGCTTCGTGAAATGCTTGGACAAAATCTGATTCCCAGTGTGCTGGGTGCGGGATTCAATTTCGATTTTTTTGATGACGATTCGTTCAAACAAATCGGGCGGGTTGAAAACGGCTCGCTCGTTCTTGGCGAGCAAAAATATAGAGCCGTGATTTTGCCGAACGTTGAAAATATTCCCTTAGATACCCTGGAAAAACTTCAGGCATTGGCGCGCGGCGGAGGCGTGTTGATTGCCACTAGACAAATGCCAGTCAAAGCGCCGGGAATGCACGCGGCGGCTGATAAACCAAAAGTAACTACTCTCTCGCAAGCTATTTTTTCAGGCGCATCACCCATTGGTCATTTCGTGACCGACGAAACCGAGCAACTTAAAAATAGACTCGCGTCACTGGTAAAACCGGATGTTCAACTGTCGCCGCAAACTTCGGACATCGGTTTCATTCATCGCCAAACCGAATCGGCAGAAATTTATTTTCTCGCCAATACCGGAAATGTGTCGCGCAATGTAAAAGCGACGTTTCGCGTTCAGGGAATGAATGCGGAATGGTGGAATCCGTTCGATGGAACGATTGCGCCTGCGAAAATCGAAAGCCAAAGCGCGCAGGGAACAACCCTTACACTCGAACTTGAGCCATATGGTTCGCGGGTTCTGGTATTCACCAAACGCGCCTTGCCGGTTGCGCAAATTAAACCGTCGCAAAATATTCCGACGGCGATGGATATAAGTAATGAATGGCAAGTCACCTTTGGTGAAAATCAATCAGCGGTTCGCTTCGCAACCCTGCGTTCGTGGACGGATGATGAAAGCACACGATATTTTTCGGGACTTGCGAGCTATGAAAAAACCATCAATGTGCCCGACAGCTTTTTGCAAAGCGGATTGAATGTACAACTGGATTTTGGTGAAGGCATGGCAATCGCTTCGCAACCCGCACGTCCGCAGGCAGGACCCGGCATGCAAACCTATTATGACGCGCCGGTTCGCGAAGCCGCAGTGATTTATCTCAATAATCAAAAAGCCGGGACGTTGTGGTGTCCGCCCTACAAACTTGATGTAACGAAATTTATACGACGCGGTGAAAATCAAATTAAAATTGTCGTAGCCAATACTGCCATCAATCATATGGCGGGTCGCGCCTTGCCTGATTATCGTCTGCTCAATTCGCGATACGGTGAACGTTTTCAACCGCAGGATATGGATAGAGTTCAACCGGTTCCTTCTGGTATATTGCAACCCATTCGTCTGGTTCCGACAGCAAAACTTTAA